GTCCAGGTAAAGGCTATTGAGTACGGATTAGGTGACCAAACTACACAAATCAATCCCTGGTATTCCCATCACTTCCCCAGCCTCTTCAGGCCCATCATCAGGAATTCCCCACCCTCTTCTAGCTCCTTtgggaagggaagcagggaagaGGCACAGCTGTAACTGTCCCCACATTCTTGGCTCATTGGGCAGCACCTTCTCTGCCTTATTTTCCTGCACTAGccacatctccctccctccctgtacCTAACACACACTGGGTAGATGATCGGTGGGTTAATGGGTTAAAACAGCTACAGGGGACTTCATCTTTGTTTCTTGGGGTGGACAGGGTCTCTGAGGTCCACAAGCCCCCTCCTTCCAGCCATCGGAATTTGGGGCtcgaaaaacagaaacaaagaaacttTTTGCAAATTAGAAAAGTTCAGAGATTGTGTCTGGGCCATTGAATGGAGCAGTATGTTCTGAATCCTCAGCTGACTCAGTCTCTTCTGGGGGGCTTTCTGGTTAGCAGCTCCTTTCTACTTTTGGCTTCAGAATCCTCCACAGTTTAGCTCTCTGCTCCTCACTCTCCtactccccacctcccccaaccAGGCTCTGTGCCAGTCAATCAGCTCTGAGGTTCTGGAATTGAAGGTCAACATGAAAAAGGAGATaatctccaccaccaccccctcctgGGGACTCTCCAGAGACAGCAACAATAAAGGCTTCCCTAGGTCAAGCTTTAGGCAGGGAGCAGATGGGAGGATGGGAGAAGGCGCATGATACACCAGGCACAACGGGCATGTGCGTATGCATACACTTTATCCTCAGGACTGCAAAGTAAACACAAGTAGACAGGTGGTTTGAGCCTAGCAGGCAGTTTAGATGGACAGTGGAGCACTGCATTCCTCACTCCAGCTGAGGAGAGATCCTATAAGAGGAAGGGAGTGCTAAGGGAGGGCAAGACCCACACCCTTCCAAAGATCCCCTCTGGTCCAAAATCCTTTGCCCTTCCCAGTCaacttcttttggtttctgttggAAGCGAAGGGACAAGGAGGTGAGAGGAGCTGGGGGTAGTTGTGAACACCAGCCTTCTTCCATAGGCAGCCCCCAACTTCTTTGAGAGATCACTGACTCTCAGCCCCAGCTGAGATACTACTTCCCAGCAGTATCAGCTGGGAAGGTCCAGGGGTCCTGATCTTCTTTCCAGTCCCTGGAAGATGGGGTCCAGCCAAAGTAGGATAATCATCGGTGACCAGGCAGGGTGGGACTGGGGGTCACTGTCTGGAGGGCGGGATCCTGTATTCTTCGGAAGATGGCTGGGAAATTCTTTCCTCCATTGCGTAGAACTTTCTTTCCCTCCTCGGTTGAGGTGCCTAGATGTCTCACAATGGGGTCCTCAGTCTGGGAAAAGGAAGGGTCCAATAAGTCCCTGCCCACCTTTCAGACTGCCCTGGCCCCCTAGACTCCCATCCCATCCTCCTGGCACTGAGCTGCATTCAAAGAATACAGAACCACTCTGGAAAGCGCCTGCATCTTTGCAATTTCCCTTAGGCCCCCTACTTACCAGTTCCTCCAGAGATACACGCTCAAACAGGGGGTGCCCTTCAAAATGAGTGCACATCCAGTCGTGTAGTTCCAGCACATCAGTTATGGTATATACCAGCCCCTGCACAGGCAAAATCACTAGATGGGGGATTGAGGGGAGGTGCTGCATGCAATTGAGTAGCACAATGATGGAAGTGGTGGTGCAAGTCCCTAAATGCATCCCCACTGCATTCTTAGTGAAGGGCCCGAGTAGGCCACTTACTCCATCCTTCCTCCCACTCCCGACTCACCCCAACTCTCAGCACGTAGGCATATTCTGCCAGCAATGTGGGACTGATGATTCGCCACTTGTGCTTCGTCCGTTTGAAATGTGGGtcagggaagaggaagaacaTCTTTGTCAGCTGTGAGACAGACATGCACCAACAATGTTGTGGGAGCCTGGCCTCCAGGTTCGCCTACTTACCAGGCTAACCCACTAgggcccctccccacctggcccTTGCGGAAGAAGTTAGGAAGGTGCTTCATGGCATTACTACGGAGACAGGCGATGTTCTGGAAGCCACCTCCAGGAGCTGCGCGTAGGGCCCGAATCCGGTCTTGTACATAGTCTGAGACTTTCACCCGGATCTCCAGACCCAGAATCAGCGTGTCTGGAAACAGCGGTGACAGTTCCACTGGACACAGAAATAGCGATGGAATCATCAACCTTATACTTGCAGGAAGTGTAAAGGAGTCAACATAGCAAAGGAAGCCTCAATCTGCAACTACCAAAGTCAGGAATGGCAAGTGGGGACAGAGATACCTATGTGGATAGCCAGGGAGATCTGAAAATTGTCACCAGGACTGGAATGGGAGGGctaagaatatatgtatattttcaattGTTTGAGAGTTTCCACAGTGTTTTCACATCCTTACAACACTCTGTGTTAACTGTGAAGATGAGGAACTGTGGTCAGAAATGCTCAAGATCATATAGCACTAAGAAGGGGTAGAGCTAGAACTAGAACCGAGATTTTCTGCTTCCAAGTATCATACTCTTCTTCTCTATCAGGCTGTTATCTGTATGGGAAGATCTAAAAATAGGGAAGTGCCTTGGCATGCACAGGTGGGACAATACAGACAATATAAGAAGAACCCAAAAAACCTGAGAGTGGAGCAAAAGGAATGAGTTCTAGTGAGggagggtgctgggggaggggatatGGAGGAATCTCTGAGAAAGACAGTTCAGGATCACTAGCCACTGTGGCTAATCTCTGACGCTTGTGCTGACCTGCTCACTGACCCAGCACCTGGCAGGTGAAATGGCTCACATAGGCCAGACAGCACAACCTAGGTTATGAGAGGCACCTGAGGCAGCCCCCCTCCATTCTCCAGAGCAAAGGCCACAGACTCAGAGTAGAGAGAAGGTGGAGGCCATCCCTGCTGATGTCACCAGTGTCTGGTCAAAAGGAGAAAGGCCAACTATGGCCCCCACAAAACCTGCTGAGGTGGCAGAAAGTAGGTCTCTCCTCTACCCCAGAGAAAGGGCCAGAGTGTTACCTAACAGGCCACCATAGCCACAGCCTATGTCTGCAAACTCCACTTGGGCCTGagctctcttttccttcttatcCTTTGAGTCATCGTGGCTCTGATTTTGAGTGAGTGGAGCGAAGAACTCTGGGTATAACTCAGACCAGTCCATCTCTTCTGGCTTCACAGGGCTATTGGAAAGAAGGCATAAGAAATGTGAGAAGGTTGGCCATACTATTGCAGAAGTGGCACTGTGAGTGTGTGGGTGGGTGACGGTGGGAGGAGGGTTTCTCAACAGTGGGCTGTGTGACCTCTAGGAGGCACAATGGAAACCACCCTTAACCCCTAGGGTGAATCACAGGCCCATCATCGCTGACCTGCCTGTCTCCACTTTTAGGGGTTGATGTGACCCTGGCCGGACAGCTCTCCTTTCTGGGGGCACAAGTTCCCCTTCTCCCCGAGACTGGCTGCCTAAGGCATGGGATCCTATTATGTGTATGCGTTCTGTGGGATGGAGTAAGGTGGGGACAGGACTGTGTATACgtttgcctttttattaaatccaacaaacaaaacagaaagatggAAACGACATTCTGCCTCTATTACTAGTTTCAGTAACAATTCTTTCTCTTCCCAGACTTGGCACCGCTACCCAGACTTAGGCCAGGACGCCACGCCCCCTCCCAACTGGCCAATTCCATTCTCTGTCAAATCCGCCGGACCCACCCCCAAAACTGACGTCACCCAGCGGATCCTCCCGGGTCTACCCCACTTCCTCCCAACCGTCCCAGCACAACTGCTTCCCAGGCTGCTTAGAGAACCCAGCGCTTCTTTccctccccgcgccccgcccACTCACTAGCGCAGCGTGTGGTCCGCCATGGGATTGGAGTGGGCGCGTTGCCGGTAGTAGCGCTTCTGGGGCTGCGGGGCCTCGGCTCCGGCCGCGTCAAAACTCTCGGCTCCCGCCATGATCCGCGGTCCTGGGTTTCAACACCTAACCCACGTGGAGAGACGTAGGACCGAGGCGCAAGATAATGACGCAGCCTCGCACGCTGGCAGCGGACCCCGCCCCTTAAAGACCCAAGGGCGAATTCGTCTGGGCTACGCAGGGAGGACGTGCCCGGCGGGTGCAGGGAGGCGCCTCCCCATCGCTAGTCCCTAACCCGGCTGGCGAGGCCAGACCCAGGCACCCAACCTTTCCCCTTAGCTTGCATCTGCCTGGTCTGGGCTACCATCTGGTTGCAGCACCAGTGCACCCCACAGGTAAGAGGGGCCTGGGAGACCCCGCCTCCAACAGTAGAGTCACTCACTCGTCACCCCTCTCCCCGGGTCTCGGACCTGTCTACTGGGGCTGACCTGTGTGGTCCTGCCTGAGTCCGGTCGGGTATGCGCTAGGGACCGGGGCGGGAGGGGCCGCTCCTCATTCCACCTCCAGGAAGTCAAACTGGAAGGAGGAGGGCAAACTCGGGGAGGCGGGGCTCGTGCCACTGGGAAGCCGAGACGGCCGGCGGCCCCCAGCCCGTACCCCGCGGCAGACCAGCGATCCCAGCGCGGGCCGCGGTGCTCCGGCGCTCTGTCCGGCGCTCTGTCCGCCGCATGGCTGACCCCGGCCCAGATCCTGAATCAGAGCCCGAGTCGGTGTTCCCACGGGAGGTCGGGCTCTTCGCGGACTCTTACTCCGAAAAGAGCCAGTTCTCCTTCTGTGGGCATGTGCTGAGCATCACGCAGAACTTCGGGTCTCGCCTCGGGGTGGCGGCGGGCGTGTGGGACGCGGTGAGGAGTGGGCAGCTCCGGGCGAGGGTCCCTGGGAGGTCCAGCCCCTGACTCCGTCTCTTCCAGATGGAGCCCTCACTCCGAcggtctttttctctctcttctcccataGGCTCTGAGCCTGTGCAGTTATTTCGAGAGCCAAAATATGGATTTCCGAGGCAAGAAGGTGATCGAACTGGGCGCGGGGACGGGCATCGTGGGCATCTTGGCAGCGCTGCAGGGTGCGTGAGCTGGCTTTGCGGCGGGAGAGTGTGGGGGCGGGTAGGGAGGAGGAGAAACTGTCGCTTCGTGAATTCTTGGGAGAGGGGAGTGCTTTAGGCCCAGTGTAGTACCTTCTTTTAACAAATTTTCCCCCTCAACCTCCAGTGTTGATTGGCTGTCAGAGTACCCAGGGTGGTTGATTTGAgagtaggaaataaaaattaggcaAGTCTTGTAgaagttgtttctacctttttgctttttttgtgatTTCATGGAGAATGCTTTTACATATAATCTCCCTTGCTTTTGACATGATCTTCTGTCAAAACGCATATATGGGGGTCCCCTGTAGGGGGAGAGACctgccagtattttttttttttttttgagacatagtctccctctgttgcctggagTACCCTAGCTTCATcgtaactcacagcaacctcaaactcctgggctaaagctatttcctgcctcagcctcctgagtagctgagactacaggcatgcaccaccaggcctggctaattttttctattttcagttgcccagctatttttttctctctctagttttagtagagacagggtcttggtcttgctcagtctggtcttgaaccccGGAGCTttaagcagtcttcccaccttggcctcccagagtgctaggattacaggcatgagctgccacgcCCAGCTGACCTGTGAATATTAAACCTCATGAgtggccaggtgcggtagctcatgcctgtaatcccagcactttgggaggccaaggtgggaggatcacttgaagctaggagtttgagaccagcctgggcaacatagacagactccatgtctacaaaaaataaaaaatttagcgggccatggtggcatgtgcctgtattcttggctactctggaggctgaggcaggaggatcacttgagcctgggagttggaggtttcagtgagctataattgtacCTTTGAACTCCAGGctagggaacagagtgagaccttgtctctaaaaacaataaataattaaacaaacaaacaaaccccatgTGTGCTTTATAAccttattatgaatatattttagatgCTTTAAGTTTTTATTGCTAGTAGAAACAAGCTTATGAGTTTCTGAGGGTTAGGCTGTGTTTTGTGGGAAGTGAGGGTAGGAATTAGACACTGCAGACTTGGGAAAGGAAAAGGTGAAGAAAATTTTGCTTCAATTTTGTCAAGAACCAAAAACTACAAAGTAAACAGTTCCTTACCTTATAATCTaaggcaggagtcctcaaacgttttaaacagggggccagttcactgtccctcagaccgttggagggtcggactatagtttaaaaaaaactatgaacaaattcctatgcatactgcacatatcttattttgaagtaaataaacaaacgggcaaaaacacctgcatgtggcccttgggctgtagtttgaggcgCCTGATCTAAGGGGAAGATAAAATGTACATTGAAAGCACTCATTTAAAAACTCTTATGAAGTCATCTCCCTAGGAATGCAAATTAGCATGTCCTTGTTCATAGGCACAGAATTAGGTCACATTAAGGGAAGTCTTCCCAGAGGCAGACATTCATTCTTCTGTTCATTCAGCCAACAAGTATTCCAGGTCCCCTATGTGCCAAGAATCATGCTAGGTATTGGGATTCAACAATGAATAAGACAGATTTCCTCTGCCCAAGGAGCTTATGGTCGAGTGGATGAGATAGGGGAAGACGTTATAGCACAAGAACTATGATGAGGCATGTGCAGAGCCTTTGGACATGCTCTGTTCATGTCCACATGGACTCCTCGGAATCCCTCAAGGGGAAGATCTGCCAAGTGAAGATGGAGGTGACCAGTGTGAACTCAGCAGgctcagaaagaatgaaaaaggtgTCAATAGTAGTTTTTCCGTGAAGGATGAGCGGATGAGAGAAAGGCAGTTATgttaaaaagaggagaaaaggctgGGAACACCTACCTTCACTTGTTCCTAGACTGGCTTCTCTTCCTTTACTCCCTATTTGGCTGCCAGGTCAGAAATCTGGGTGTCATCTTGTCCCTCGCCTTCTCCCCTCACATCCCAGCAGTCAGCCAGTCTCAGGGGTTATATGTTCTTAATATTTCCCCAATTGTCTTCCCCTCTTTCCGCCATCTCTAGTCCAGGCCACTGCTGTCTCTTGCCTGGATTTTCACAAGAGCCTTCAAGCTTTTTCACAGGGATGTTTAGCATGCCCAAACTAGCTCTTgtgctctccccccaccccaaacccattTCTCTCTAAGGCTCCCCTTCGTGGTAAATCAAACCACCATCCATCCAGTGGGAAACCTACACACCACCTTTGACATGTCCCTGTTTCTCATTCCCAAATCCTATTGATTTTACCTCCTAAAAAATCTCTTGAATCTTCTAACATCTTTCCCTTTCCATTGACAGTTCCCCAGTCcaagccaccaccaccacttgcCTGGACTGCTACTTAGTCAAAATAGTCATCTTGCCTTGACTCCTTGTCCCTGGCTAGACCTCTGTCCTCTCCACCCAGCAGTTGgagtgatcttttcaaaatgcaacTGTAATCATGCACCTGTACCCCAAATCTTTCTCATGGCTTCTCATTGCTTTCAGGATAGAACCAATACCCTTGGCATGGCCTCCAAGGTCCTGCTTCCCTCTCCAGCCTCTTCTGTGCCTCCTCCCCTCCTATCCTCCTTGGGCTGCCTATTGCCCTTCAGTCAGTTCCTcaaacctccttttttttttcttctttcttttaagagaGATAGGGACtggctttgtggcccaggctggtgtgcagtgatgtgatcatagctcattgtagcctgggctccagcgatcttcctgcctctgtttCCTATGGTGcttgagattataggtgtgagccactgtgtccagccctcAAACCTACTTTGATGTTCCTTTCCTTAGGGTTTTCACACATGCTGTACTTTCTGTCTGAAGCGTTTTTACCACCTGGTTAAGGCATATGCATCCTTCATTGCTCAGCTCAAACATCACTTTGAAGGGAAGGCCTCCTTGACACTCCCACCCTCAGGCTAGCTTAGGCCCTCTGCCCCTGCTACTGTATACACAACTGTGCTAACTGGTGTCATATTAAATTTGTTATCACTCACCTCAGGTAGGTCTTAAGTGCCACCCAGCTAGCCTATTACACTTCCCTTGTCCACTTATTCTTCTACTCTCCTAAACATTTGTTTCTTATCTTCCTGTTCTTTAAACTTCCAAGtttttggccgggcacagtggctcacgcctgtaatcctagcactctgggaggccgagacaggcagattgttcgatgtcaggagttcgaaaccagcctgagcaaaggtgagaccccatctgtactataaatagaaagaaattaattggccaactaatatatatagaaaaaattagccgggcatggtggcgcatgcctgtagtcccagctactcaggaggctgaggcagcaggattggttgagcccaggagtttgaggttgctgtgagctaggctgacgccacggcactcactatagcctgggcaacaaagtgagactctgtctcaaaacaaaaaaacaaaaaaaaaaacaacttccaaGTTCTATCTTCACCCTTAGCTAATGACTTTGTTTCCTATCTCTTCtgattgcttctgttttctcataaAACATCCACAATGTTTTGTTCCTATCACAACATCTGCTCACCTAACCGTGTCTGTGTCTGCGGACACCGCCTTCTCACCTGTTACTCGGGATGAACGCACTGCTAGCTAAGGTCAAGTCCTCCACTTGTCACAAGACCCCAAATCTCCCACCTATtcaaagacattttccagcaatCCCTACTCCCACGCCCATCTCTCTTGCATTATcggtttttccttctctctgggtCATTCCATATACATATGGAATATAAATATGCATGTAAATTACTATCCTTTCTCAGAAAAAACCCTTGATCCTACATCTCCTTCCAGCTACCACCCCATTTCACTGCTCCACtttaaaacaaaactcaagaGTTAATATTGTCTGTCTCTAgttcctctctttttattttttcctcaatccATACCAATCAAATTTTCAGTCCAGCATGCCCTGTTCATGCCAGTATCTCTAGTTCAGGTTGTGAGCTTCATTTCTGACTTCATCTTGTTAAACCCAGGAGCCAGTTATCAGCCCACCTTTGTTGACTCTGAATTTGACA
This Microcebus murinus isolate Inina chromosome 10, M.murinus_Inina_mat1.0, whole genome shotgun sequence DNA region includes the following protein-coding sequences:
- the METTL1 gene encoding tRNA (guanine-N(7)-)-methyltransferase, with product MAGAESFDAAGAEAPQPQKRYYRQRAHSNPMADHTLRYPVKPEEMDWSELYPEFFAPLTQNQSHDDSKDKKEKRAQAQVEFADIGCGYGGLLVELSPLFPDTLILGLEIRVKVSDYVQDRIRALRAAPGGGFQNIACLRSNAMKHLPNFFRKGQLTKMFFLFPDPHFKRTKHKWRIISPTLLAEYAYVLRVGGLVYTITDVLELHDWMCTHFEGHPLFERVSLEELTEDPIVRHLGTSTEEGKKVLRNGGKNFPAIFRRIQDPALQTVTPSPTLPGHR